In the Engystomops pustulosus chromosome 2, aEngPut4.maternal, whole genome shotgun sequence genome, one interval contains:
- the LOC140119532 gene encoding phylloxin-B1-like isoform X2 translates to MKGSILWFQSSSIQHLLRSRAAMAFLRKSLLLVLFLGLVSLSICEDEREKRGEEEEQEEEREEERDLEAAETQERNVEKRFWKEK, encoded by the exons ATGAAGGGATCTATTCTGTGGTTTCAGTCTTCATCTATTCAGCATCTTCTGAGGAGCAG AGCAGCCATGGCTTTCCTGAGGAAATCTCTTCTCCTGGTCCttttcctgggattggtttcccTTTCCATCTGTGAAGATGAGAGAGA gaaaagaggagaagaagaggaacAAGAAGAGGAACGTGAAGAGGAACGTGACCTGGAAGCTGCGGAGACTCAGGAGAGAAATGT